In Neomonachus schauinslandi chromosome 6, ASM220157v2, whole genome shotgun sequence, a genomic segment contains:
- the SRGN gene encoding serglycin, whose product MQLLQQGSRLVLALALLLVLDSSVQGFPVRKARYQWVRCSPDSNSANCIDEKGPMFNLLPGESNRILPPRTDPSSMTRSQNLNDVFPLSEDYFGSDSGSGSGSGSGSGFLTEIEQEYQPVDESSAFYYKFRPLKINLPSDNQDLVQDGPEGDFIM is encoded by the exons ATGCAGCTACTCCAACAGGGCAGTAGGCTTGTCCTGGCTCTTGCCCTCCTCCTGGTTTTGGATTCTTCAGTTCAAG GTTTTCCTGTGCGGAAAGCCAGGTACCAGTGGGTACGCTGCAGTCCTGATAGTAATTCTGCAAACTGCATTGATGAAAAGGGGCCGATGTTCAACCTACTTCCAGGGGAATCCAACAGAATCCTTCCTCCGAGGACCGATCCTTCTTC AATGACAAGATCCCAGAACTTGAATGATGTCTTCCCTCTTTCGGAGGACTATTTTGGATCTGACTCGGGATCAGGATCTGGAAGTGGCTCTGGAAGTGGCTTCTTAACTGAAATTGAACAGGAATACCAACCAGTAGATGAAAGCAGTGCGTTTTATTACAAATTTAGGCCTCTCAAGATAAATCTGCCATCAGACAACCAGGACTTGGTCCAAGATGGACCGGAAGGGGATTTTAT